The nucleotide window CATCACCCAATACGGAAATTTTATAATTTGCAATTCTAATAATAATATTGGGATCTTTTATATAATCAGGATCTAGTTTTGTTCTCAATAAATTAATGACCTCATCTCTTGTTAGTCCTCCAATTTTGAGGTTTCCTAATACAGGGAAATTTATCTCACCTTTTGTATCTACTAAATATGTCTGTTGTTGTACTTGACCAATAGCTGAATTTGTAGCCGTTCCATAAGTTACTGCTGCCAAATTAAAAGGCTTAACTGCATTTAAATCTTGTGCGGTAATATTAATTTGTAATAAATCATCAGGTTTAATAATTGTTTTATAACTATTCGATACCTTAGACTGATCTATCGTATCATTCTGAAAATAGATAATTTCTTTTTTGGATACACATGATGTTACTAAAAGTACATATAGAAAAAGAATAGTAATTTTTTTCATCTCTAAATTTTGGACAAAAGTAATAATTTTGCTGAAGATACAACTAATTAATATCTAACTTTTCAAATTCAGAATTGTTAGAGATGTATTCAGGTACGATTGTTTTAATTAACCCCACAATTTCAGTGTTTGATAAGGTATTTTTACTTTTCAATAATTTTTTAATCACTCCTAAAACGCCTTCATCATTAAACGGCTGTGGTTTGGCAATCATTATTTTCTCATGATACGTTTTTAAAGTATTTTCACCACTAGCTAACAATTCTTCATACAATTTTTCTCCAGGACGTAAACCAGTAATTTCAATATCTATATCTTCAGGAAAACGCAAGCCCGATAATGATATCATACGTTTGGCCATATCAAAAATCTTTACGGATTTCCCCATATCAAAAATATATACTTCTCCTCCATTACCCATGGTCCCAGCTTCTAACACCAAACGACAAGCTTCTGGAATGGTCATAAAATAACGAGTAATGTCTTTATGAGTTACTGTTAATGGCCCGCCATTTTCTATTTGTTTTTTAAATAATGGAATTACTGAGCCGTTAGAACCTAATACATTTCCAAATCGAGTTGTTGTAAATTTTGTAAAACTTTGTTGCTTACTTAAACAGGCAATATACATTTCTGCCACTCTTTTCGTTGCACCCATTACATTCGTAGGGTTCACAGCTTTATCTGTAGAAATCATCACAAAACGTTCTACCCTGTAATTGACAGCTAAATCCGCAATTTTCTTAGTGCCTAATACATTAATTTTAATAGCCTCATATGGGCTATCTTCCATTAAAGGGACATGTTTGTAGGCTGCTGCATGAAAAACAACTTGAGGCTTATACTTTTGAAAAATATCACGCATCCTTTTTTTATCTCGAACATCAGAAACCAATGCAGAAAATTTTGTTGCTCCTGTTAAATGCAATTCTTGTTGTAAATCATACAAAGCAGATTCTGCTTGGTCAACCAAAACTAAATGCTGCAAGTTATAACGACTCAGTTGCCTTGTAATCTCAGAACCAATTGAACCCGCTGCACCAGTTACTAAAACTACTTTATCATCTACATCTCTCTTAACAATAGGATTATTGATTTCAATTTTATCACGTCCTAATAAATCATCAATATTTATTTGCTTAATTTGGTTTGCTTGTAAATCACCATCTATCCAAGTTACCAGAGCAGGAACAATTTTCACCTCCACTCCTAAATCTAGCAATTTATCTGTAATTTCTAATAGTCGCGAAGGGCGTATTTTTTGTGTTGAAATAATGACTTCGTTTAAATCATTTGTTTCTACAAACCTGTTATTAATTTTGGTAAAGTCAAAAATCTTTATTCGATCAATTTTTTTATTAATTTTATTGGGATCATCATCTATAAATCCTAGAATATCATAATTGTATTTTTTGTCACGATTTAATGCTCCATAGGTGATTATTCCTGCTTCCCCTGCCCCATAAATCAATACATTTTTTATAGTATTTACTTCTGTAGAAATTACGTCATAAAAGGCTTTAAAAATATATCGACTAATAATCAATACGAAAACAGATACCAAATAATGAATAACGATTATCGAAATTGGTACAGTAAACGAACTTAATTTAAAAATAGAATTTATTGTTACAAAAAAAACTAAGATTAATGAGATAATTGTGGCACCAAGAAATACATTAAACGCATCTTTCGTACCGGTATGACGAATAATTCCTTTATAAGACCCCACCGTTAAAAAACTTAATAAAGCTATAAAAGCAATTACAGGGATTTGAATTAAAAACCAATCCGTATTAAAATCAAAACTAATATTGAAACGAATCGCATATGCGAGAATAAAAGAAAAACAAACTAGAAAAACATCTATACAAAGTACCAACCAGCGAGAGGCATATTTATTTAAGGTTTTCAGAAAGAAACTTCGTAACATATACTTTTTTTTCTACGGTAAATTTACAATATTTATAATTGGTTTTAAGGTATAATAAATTAACTCAAATTCGATTTTATTAGTTTCAATTTTTTAAAACT belongs to Polaribacter dokdonensis and includes:
- a CDS encoding polysaccharide biosynthesis/export family protein, whose translation is MKKITILFLYVLLVTSCVSKKEIIYFQNDTIDQSKVSNSYKTIIKPDDLLQINITAQDLNAVKPFNLAAVTYGTATNSAIGQVQQQTYLVDTKGEINFPVLGNLKIGGLTRDEVINLLRTKLDPDYIKDPNIIIRIANYKISVLGDVRRPGSYNIPNERITILDAVALAGDLNISGQRKNVTITREENGEKKQYEVDLLSKEIFTSPVYYLQQNDIVYVKPNYASIQSASSNSNTSLFISITSVLITLVTLITR
- a CDS encoding polysaccharide biosynthesis protein, whose amino-acid sequence is MLRSFFLKTLNKYASRWLVLCIDVFLVCFSFILAYAIRFNISFDFNTDWFLIQIPVIAFIALLSFLTVGSYKGIIRHTGTKDAFNVFLGATIISLILVFFVTINSIFKLSSFTVPISIIVIHYLVSVFVLIISRYIFKAFYDVISTEVNTIKNVLIYGAGEAGIITYGALNRDKKYNYDILGFIDDDPNKINKKIDRIKIFDFTKINNRFVETNDLNEVIISTQKIRPSRLLEITDKLLDLGVEVKIVPALVTWIDGDLQANQIKQINIDDLLGRDKIEINNPIVKRDVDDKVVLVTGAAGSIGSEITRQLSRYNLQHLVLVDQAESALYDLQQELHLTGATKFSALVSDVRDKKRMRDIFQKYKPQVVFHAAAYKHVPLMEDSPYEAIKINVLGTKKIADLAVNYRVERFVMISTDKAVNPTNVMGATKRVAEMYIACLSKQQSFTKFTTTRFGNVLGSNGSVIPLFKKQIENGGPLTVTHKDITRYFMTIPEACRLVLEAGTMGNGGEVYIFDMGKSVKIFDMAKRMISLSGLRFPEDIDIEITGLRPGEKLYEELLASGENTLKTYHEKIMIAKPQPFNDEGVLGVIKKLLKSKNTLSNTEIVGLIKTIVPEYISNNSEFEKLDIN